TGCACCACCCCCGGTAGACACATAAGACACTTTATCGCCAAAACCGAACTTATTGACAGCAGCAGCCGAATCGCCACCACCAATCAAAGAAAAGGCTCCTCCTTCTGTTGCCTCAGCAATAGCTTCAGCCACCGCAACCGTACCGTGAACAAAGCTGCTCATTTCAAAAACGCCCATAGGACCGTTCCAAAGAATAGTTTTGGATGATTTGATTACATCAGCGAAAAGTTTTCTGGTCTCAGGTCCGATATCCAAGCCCATCCAACCATCAGGGATTTCACCTGCTTTGGAAAGTCCTTGTTCGGCATCATTGGCAAAAGACTTGGAAATGACTGTGTCCAAAGGCAAAATGATTTTCACTCCTTTTTGCTCAGCCTTTTTCATCAATTCCAAAACAAAGTCCAGCTTATCTTCTTCACATAAAGAATCTCCGATTGTCCCTCCTTTAGCTTTGGAAAAAGTATATGACATCCCTCCCCCAATAATCAGATTATCAACTTTTCCCAGCAACCTTTCAATGATCAATATCTTATCGGATATTTTGGCACCTCCCATAATTGCAGTATAAGGTTTTTCGGGATTTTCAAGAACTTTATCTGCATTTTCCAATTCGGATTTCAGTAAAAACCCACTTGCTTTGGTACTGAAAAACTGGGCAATTACAGCAGTCGAGGCATGGGCTCTATGTGCAGTACCAAAGGCATCATTGACGTAGACATCTCCAAGGGAAGCCAGCTTCTTTGAAAATTCCTCATCTCCTTTTTCCTCTTCTTTATAAAATCTGAGGTTTTCCAATAAAAGTACCTCCCCGGGCTTAAGTCCTGCAGCAAGATTTTTAGCTTCTTCTCCTATGCAATCAGGTGCAAATTTTACAGATTTTCCGAGCAACTTTTGAAGACTGGTGACTACGTGCCTTAATGAATATTTGTCAATAGGACCATCCTTAGGCCTACCCAAATGGGACATTAAAATAACTGAACCTCCATCAGAGAGAATCTTCTCTATGGTAGGAATGGCAGCACTGATTCTGGTATCATCGCTGACATTTTGATGTTCATCCAAGGGAACATTGAAGTCCACTCTAACAAGTGCTTTTTTCCCCTTAAAGTCTAAATTTTCAACACTTTTGATTCTGTTGTTCATGCTTTTTGTTGTTTAAATGGTTTGAGGACTGAGGTTGGAAAACTCTTTAATTCACTTGGCTTAACCTGCGAATAATTGTGAAACCCATTTGACTCATGTCCTTTATTTTTTCAAGATCAATATATTCTGAAAATTGCAATTCAAATTCTGTCTTCAATCATTCATGACAGCTGCTCTTCTCAGCCTATCATTAATTGCCCTACCTAAACCCAGTTCGGGCAAAAGCTCTGATAAAATTACAGAAACATCCATGGTATCCAAAGCCCTCATGGATGCAAATAATTTTTTTGCTGCCTCCTTGACATCCCTGTTTTGACTGAGCTGAATCTGAAGGCTTTGAGGCACATTTTTGAATTCATCTGAAAATGAAAGTACTCCAAAAGGAATTCCCTTGGAAAGATATTCCTCCACAAGCAATTCCAGATCACCCAAAACAAAGGTTTTTTTTGGCGAATAATGGCTTTTCAACATTCCTGGTGATTTGGGATTACTGCTGGAATGAGTCATAATCTTTACTTTACCTACAATCCCTTCTATATCTTTTACATCCAATCCTCCAAGTCTGTATATAAAAACTTCTCCATTTTCAAGTCCCACTATAGTACTTTCCAATCCTACTTCACATAAACCTCCATCCAAAATATATGGGATTTTTTCTCCCAATTGATCATTTACATGACTTGCCTGAGTAGGACTGATATAACCAAAAGGATTGGCGCTTGGGGCCGCCAAGGGAAAATCCAAAATTGACAACAGCTCTCTTGTCAAGGGGTGGCTGGGTACGCGGACAGCTACTGTGTCCAAACCACTGGTAACCAAGTCAGGTACTATGCTTTTTTTTGGTAAAAGCATAGTCAATGGTCCTGGCCAAAATTTTTCTCCAAGGGGAACAAGAATATCAGGAATTTGAACTGTAAACTCCAAAACCCTTTCCATAGACGAGGTATGAATAATCAATGGATCAAAATTTGGCCGGTTTTTGACTTCAAAAATCTTTGCGACCGCATCAGGATTCAAAGCATTTCCTGCCAGACCATATACAGTCTCAGTAGGAATACCCACCAAGTCCCCCTGTTCCAAAATGGCTTTGGCTTTGAATATATCTTTTCCTATTTCCGCCATCAGTCCTGACAAAAATCCTCAATCCAGGATTTAGCTTCTGAAAATCCCAGATTCAAAGCCAATTTAAGATTGGCACATCCGTCTTCCTTTTGACCAAAAGCACTCATTTGAGTAACTCCAAGTAGGTAATACGCTGCTCCGTTCCTGTTGTCCAATTTGACAGTATTATTCAAGGATCCAATGGCTCCAACAGGATCATTGTTTCCGAGTTGAGCTTTGGCTTTATTGAATTGTGCCAATGGAAGATTTGGATTGTCCTGCAGCACTACATCAAAATCAAAAATAGCATCCTCGTATTCTTCAAGACCCAACAAGGCCAGGCCCCTATTGTAATAAACATCCCCTTGCTTCGCATCAAGGCCGTTTGCCATGTTATAATCCAACAAGGCCTCTTTATATGACTTTTTTTCAAGGTAGGCATTACCCCTATTGAAAAACGGTTTATAGGAAGTCGGATCCAATTCTATGGAAGAAGTGAATGCTTTGATGGCTTCATCAAAATTCCCCTGTTGAAAAAGCGCAACACCTTTGGCATTAAAGGCAGAAGTATTTTCAGGATTTTTTTGGATCACCCGATCAAAATATTCGATGGATTTTTGATATTGAGATGATTCCATCAGTTTGATTCCCTCATCAAATAATTCTTGTTCAGACGGACTACATCCAAAAAAGAATACAAAAAAAGTCACCCAGATAAAGTATTTTTTCACAACTATTTGATTTTGGGCAAAGATAATGAATTATGACGCTTATGAGGACTATCTCATCATTTTTGCTGCATATTCTGCCGGAACAGGTACAGGGCTCATTGTTTCCATATTCACTGAAACCATGGTGGTGGTTGATTCAGCAAATACTCTCATTTCTCCTTTTTCGGTTTCTCCCATGACCACTTGTTCCAATACAAATGACGTATTGCCGATTTTAATACACCTGACATAAACAGCAGGCTTATCCATCAAATGAACAGGCAGTCTATAATCGATCTGAATATTTGCCACAACTGTTCCGATCTTTAAAATATCCCAACCGCAAAACTGAAAAAGATATGAAGCCCTGGCGTGTTCAAGATAGTTGAAAAAAATACCGTTATTGACATGCATATAGCTATCAATATCAGAAAATCTTACCTGTACAGGGACAGAAAAATGAAAAGAGGACAAAACGTCCTCTATGCTAAATTTCTTCATTTTATTAAAACCTTTGAAATACTTTTAAAGCAGAATTTCAGATTTACTTGTTTTTTCCAACATCCTGAGAATGGATTGGTTGGGACCAACGAAATCTTCCACGGCGTCAAATGAAATCCAGGCCAAATCCCTGCTTTCCTCCGAAATCACCAAAGGTTCATTCATTTCAGCTTCAATCAAAAACCTGACATCATAATGAAAATGTTCAGGAACATTTCCACGTTCAGGAATAGTATGTCTGTCAATATCAAATATCCTTGAATCAACCAATCTGAGTGAAGTCAGCCCACTTTCTTCCTGTGCCTCAGCCAAAGCCACCTGCATCAAGTTTTCATGACCATCTGCATGTCCACCCAACTGAAGCCATTTATTCAGTTTCCTATGGAGTGCCATCAAAGAATGAGTTCTTCTTTTGTTGACAATCCAGGCAGAAGCTGTAAAATGCCCCTGCAACCTTTCTCTTGAAAAGGCCAAATCATCATAGGTAAGATCAATAAAATCCTGGACAAAGGATGCTTCTTCTTCAAAAGGCGTACGGTACTTTTCGAGATTTTCTCTCAGTGATATTCTATCCATAATATTTAAATGCTTTCAAATAATTCTTCAACAAAAAGGTCAAAAGGTTTTGCGGGCCTGTACAAATGATCCGAATATACGGTAACTAAAATTTTCAGATAACTTGGCTTATCATTTACACTGACTTTTTCTATACTAACATTGCCAAATAACTGATCGATTTTTTGGGTTAAATCAGCGGTATTCAAAGGGGGTTTAAAATATTGCTTTTCGGTTGTCCTGACATTTTCCTGAATTTCTTCAATTTTTCTGTCGAGACTCACCCTTTGATATCCCAAATCTAACATTCGCCTTCCAAAAGCAAAGAAAAGTTGGGAAAAAGTTTTTTCATTAAACGGACTTTCATAAGAAACAGCAAACCCATTTGCATAAGGAGAGTTGAGAATATGTATTTCCGGATGGGCGTTAATTCCTGATTTTTTGAAATGATAATTTTTAAAAACCAATTTAATCAGTGATTCACCTTCATCTGAGGTCAACCAAGAATCTGTATTTTCCTTTTCTGATTCAGTCTGGGTAAAATTTTCTTTGATAGTAACGGGACTGGATTTTTTTGGAAACAGCTTACCCAATACATCTTCTATAAATGAAGCCATCAGCTTTTGATTTTATAAATTCCATCGGATAGGGTATAAATTAGACCCTCTTCCTCCATTTCTCTCAAAACTTCAATGGTCCTTTTCTTATTATCCAATCCCGGAACTTCCTTGATAGTATTTAAAGAAAACTCTATTCCATCAGTTAAAGTTTGAAAAATCTTATTTTTGACTTTTTGATAAATGACTTCATTAGACTTTTTGTTTTCCAGGCAAACATCACAAATACCGCAATGCTGTTCTGAATTCTCTCCAAAATAATTAGATATCT
This window of the Aquiflexum balticum DSM 16537 genome carries:
- a CDS encoding phosphoglycerate kinase → MNNRIKSVENLDFKGKKALVRVDFNVPLDEHQNVSDDTRISAAIPTIEKILSDGGSVILMSHLGRPKDGPIDKYSLRHVVTSLQKLLGKSVKFAPDCIGEEAKNLAAGLKPGEVLLLENLRFYKEEEKGDEEFSKKLASLGDVYVNDAFGTAHRAHASTAVIAQFFSTKASGFLLKSELENADKVLENPEKPYTAIMGGAKISDKILIIERLLGKVDNLIIGGGMSYTFSKAKGGTIGDSLCEEDKLDFVLELMKKAEQKGVKIILPLDTVISKSFANDAEQGLSKAGEIPDGWMGLDIGPETRKLFADVIKSSKTILWNGPMGVFEMSSFVHGTVAVAEAIAEATEGGAFSLIGGGDSAAAVNKFGFGDKVSYVSTGGGALLEHMEGKVLPGVAALMP
- a CDS encoding L-threonylcarbamoyladenylate synthase; this encodes MAEIGKDIFKAKAILEQGDLVGIPTETVYGLAGNALNPDAVAKIFEVKNRPNFDPLIIHTSSMERVLEFTVQIPDILVPLGEKFWPGPLTMLLPKKSIVPDLVTSGLDTVAVRVPSHPLTRELLSILDFPLAAPSANPFGYISPTQASHVNDQLGEKIPYILDGGLCEVGLESTIVGLENGEVFIYRLGGLDVKDIEGIVGKVKIMTHSSSNPKSPGMLKSHYSPKKTFVLGDLELLVEEYLSKGIPFGVLSFSDEFKNVPQSLQIQLSQNRDVKEAAKKLFASMRALDTMDVSVILSELLPELGLGRAINDRLRRAAVMND
- a CDS encoding tetratricopeptide repeat protein → MKKYFIWVTFFVFFFGCSPSEQELFDEGIKLMESSQYQKSIEYFDRVIQKNPENTSAFNAKGVALFQQGNFDEAIKAFTSSIELDPTSYKPFFNRGNAYLEKKSYKEALLDYNMANGLDAKQGDVYYNRGLALLGLEEYEDAIFDFDVVLQDNPNLPLAQFNKAKAQLGNNDPVGAIGSLNNTVKLDNRNGAAYYLLGVTQMSAFGQKEDGCANLKLALNLGFSEAKSWIEDFCQD
- a CDS encoding acyl-CoA thioesterase, whose amino-acid sequence is MKKFSIEDVLSSFHFSVPVQVRFSDIDSYMHVNNGIFFNYLEHARASYLFQFCGWDILKIGTVVANIQIDYRLPVHLMDKPAVYVRCIKIGNTSFVLEQVVMGETEKGEMRVFAESTTTMVSVNMETMSPVPVPAEYAAKMMR
- a CDS encoding NUDIX hydrolase, whose translation is MDRISLRENLEKYRTPFEEEASFVQDFIDLTYDDLAFSRERLQGHFTASAWIVNKRRTHSLMALHRKLNKWLQLGGHADGHENLMQVALAEAQEESGLTSLRLVDSRIFDIDRHTIPERGNVPEHFHYDVRFLIEAEMNEPLVISEESRDLAWISFDAVEDFVGPNQSILRMLEKTSKSEILL